Proteins encoded by one window of Channa argus isolate prfri chromosome 1, Channa argus male v1.0, whole genome shotgun sequence:
- the npm3 gene encoding nucleoplasmin-3, producing the protein MAFHDDEPSDLGLAGQSKLESFLFSCELSSKVPFYTFQGDEEEDLEHFLELRTVCLGDGAKDESNVVEVTAMNHQGKTISVPIANLHIRCLPMVSLGEFELKAPVTIRLKAGRGPVTVSGLHLIASQVEDSDLSEEDEDDDVDEEEITPIKPAKKKKM; encoded by the exons ATGGCTTTTCACGACGATGAACCTTCGGATCTCGGACTCGCTGGTCAATCAAAATTGGAGAGCTTTCTGTTCA gCTGCGAGTTATCCTCTAAAGTACCTTTCTACACTTTCCAAGGTGATGAAGAGGAAGACCTGGAGCACTTTCTAGAACTTAGAACT GTTTGTCTGGGTGATGGTGCCAAGGATGAGAGCAATGTGGTGGAGGTAACTGCCATGAACCACCAAGGAAAGACCATTTCAGTGCCCATTGCCAACCTTCACATCAGATGTCTACCCATG GTAAGTCTGGGAGAGTTTGAGCTGAAAGCCCCAGTGACCATTCGGCTCAAGGCTGGAAGAGGACCAGTTACTGTCAGCGGCCTACACCTTATTG CCTCACAGGTTGAAGACTCTGATCTGtctgaggaagatgaagatgatgatgtaGATGAGGAAGAGATCACCCCCATTAAGcctgcaaagaagaagaaaatgtag